In one window of Mauremys reevesii isolate NIE-2019 linkage group 22, ASM1616193v1, whole genome shotgun sequence DNA:
- the LOC120388844 gene encoding zinc finger protein 7-like, protein MQENYENVTSLGFPVSKPYVISQLEGGEELWVLDLPGLEKSEILRSPCTAGDGVVRESKEQNPHQEDAELAEAHGALLQRSKGSVSSSLPCGQEEVCGSCQYKDQIVGIRRSSKKHNHQINLHESVARLINARAPTY, encoded by the exons atgcaggagaactatgagaatgtgacctcgctgg GGTTTCCAGTTTCTAAACCctatgtgatctcccagctggaagggggggaagagctgtgggtcctggatctccctggTTTAGAGAAAAGTGAGATCCTGagaagtccctgcacag caggtgatggggtggtgagggagagcaaggagcagaatcctcaccaggaagatgctgagctcgctgAAGCGCATGGGGCATTACTGCAAAGATCCAAAGGGAGCGTGTCCAGCTccc tgccatgtgggcaagaggaagtgTGTGGCAGCTGCCAGTACAAGGACCAAATTGTGGGTATCAGGCGAAGCAGCAAGAAACACAACCATCAGATCAACCTGCATGAATCAGTGGCCAGACTGATAAATGCTAGGGCTCCAACctattga